One segment of Streptomyces sp. NBC_00102 DNA contains the following:
- a CDS encoding DUF4230 domain-containing protein — translation MTSTGTEPDSSERRGDGPAARPAAKRRGWAKVLGTCAVVLALLFAGTRLSLIPGLGDIFGERTNDRSGPAVLKSIQDMSAYEAASGNFQVVVDLEKDAKFLPDAVRGTRTLYVGAGTVGASVDLGKVAEDGVVVNDDRTEATLTLPHAVLGKPALDPDRSYSVSKQRGLLDRLGDFFSDNPGSEQAVNKLAAQHIGEAAKESGLTARAEKNTANMLKGLLTSLGFTKVTVTFGTPGGS, via the coding sequence ATGACGTCCACCGGTACGGAACCAGACAGCTCCGAGCGGCGCGGCGACGGGCCCGCCGCCCGCCCGGCCGCGAAGAGGCGGGGATGGGCCAAGGTCCTCGGCACCTGCGCCGTGGTCCTGGCCCTGCTCTTCGCCGGCACCCGGCTCAGCCTCATTCCGGGTCTGGGCGACATTTTCGGCGAGCGCACCAATGACCGGTCGGGCCCCGCCGTGCTCAAGTCGATCCAGGACATGAGCGCCTACGAGGCGGCCTCCGGAAACTTCCAGGTCGTCGTCGACCTGGAGAAGGACGCCAAGTTCCTCCCCGACGCGGTCCGGGGGACCCGCACCCTCTACGTCGGCGCGGGCACCGTCGGTGCCTCCGTCGATCTCGGCAAGGTCGCCGAAGACGGGGTCGTCGTCAACGACGACCGGACGGAGGCCACGCTCACCCTGCCGCACGCGGTCCTCGGCAAGCCCGCCCTCGACCCGGACCGGTCCTACTCGGTCTCCAAGCAGCGCGGTCTGCTGGACCGCCTCGGCGACTTCTTCTCCGACAACCCCGGCAGCGAGCAGGCGGTCAACAAACTCGCCGCCCAGCACATCGGAGAGGCGGCGAAGGAGAGCGGCCTCACCGCACGGGCCGAGAAGAACACCGCGAACATGCTCAAGGGCCTGCTCACCTCGCTCGGATTCACGAAGGTCACCGTCACCTTCGGTACCCCGGGGGGATCCTGA
- a CDS encoding DinB family protein: MTWTAPEPAPVIDALNAPERETLTSFLHSYRAGLLHKCAGLTGEQLARHTTQPSNLSLLGLVRHMAKVERVWFRERFAGLDLPPMYDPAKGKDADFEDLVPERAEEDYARLIEEIRLADEVAAAASLDDTFVHRGETYSLRLIHVHLIAEYARHAGHADLLRERLDGVTGS; encoded by the coding sequence ATGACTTGGACAGCACCTGAACCGGCCCCCGTCATCGACGCACTGAACGCCCCGGAGCGCGAGACCCTGACCTCGTTCCTCCACTCCTACCGCGCGGGCCTGCTGCACAAGTGCGCCGGGCTGACCGGCGAGCAGCTGGCCCGGCACACCACCCAACCCTCCAACCTCAGCCTGCTCGGGCTCGTACGGCACATGGCCAAGGTCGAACGGGTCTGGTTCCGCGAGCGGTTCGCCGGACTGGATCTGCCCCCGATGTACGATCCGGCCAAGGGCAAGGACGCCGACTTCGAGGATCTCGTCCCCGAGCGGGCCGAAGAGGACTACGCACGGCTGATCGAGGAGATCCGACTCGCGGACGAGGTCGCCGCCGCCGCTTCGCTCGACGACACCTTCGTCCACCGTGGGGAGACGTACTCACTTCGGCTGATACACGTCCACCTCATCGCCGAGTACGCCAGGCACGCCGGCCACGCCGACCTGCTGCGGGAGCGCCTGGACGGTGTCACCGGCAGCTGA
- a CDS encoding DUF4389 domain-containing protein — translation MADGQWSPGHVSPEVPEFQPVLDIVEPARQRRLTVLLRLLLLLPHFVVLFFLSVVAAVLVVVGWFAALVLGRLPEPVYRFLAGRLGYQMRVLANEMLLVDRYPPFSFRAPGDYPVRVEVRPTQLNRLAVLFRLILMIPALVVQALAVTGWYTLSFVWWLVTLVLGRMPKPLFEATAATLRYQMRFEAYASMLTPAYPKGLFGDDGLAVVPYGTGSATRPLIMSRAGGVFVVLFLVLGLANSVTWSTASYDDEPSDTYRLQR, via the coding sequence ATGGCCGACGGCCAGTGGAGCCCGGGCCACGTCTCACCCGAGGTTCCGGAGTTCCAGCCCGTCCTGGACATCGTGGAGCCCGCACGACAGCGCCGGCTCACCGTGCTGCTCCGACTCCTGCTGCTCCTGCCGCACTTCGTCGTCCTCTTCTTCCTCTCCGTCGTCGCGGCCGTCCTGGTCGTCGTGGGCTGGTTCGCGGCGCTCGTCCTCGGCCGCCTGCCCGAACCCGTTTACCGCTTCCTCGCCGGACGGCTCGGCTACCAGATGCGTGTCCTCGCCAACGAGATGCTCCTGGTGGACCGTTACCCGCCCTTCTCCTTCCGGGCGCCGGGGGACTACCCCGTACGCGTGGAGGTGCGCCCCACCCAACTCAACCGGCTCGCCGTCCTCTTCCGGCTGATCCTGATGATCCCCGCGCTGGTCGTCCAGGCGCTCGCCGTCACCGGCTGGTACACCCTCTCCTTCGTCTGGTGGCTCGTCACCCTGGTCCTCGGCCGGATGCCGAAGCCCCTGTTCGAGGCCACCGCCGCCACCCTGCGCTACCAGATGCGGTTCGAGGCGTACGCCTCGATGCTCACCCCCGCCTACCCCAAGGGCCTCTTCGGAGACGACGGCCTCGCGGTCGTCCCGTACGGCACCGGCTCCGCCACCCGCCCACTGATCATGAGCCGGGCGGGCGGGGTCTTCGTCGTCCTCTTCCTCGTACTCGGCCTCGCGAACAGCGTCACCTGGTCCACCGCCTCGTACGACGACGAGCCCTCGGACACCTACCGGTTGCAGAGGTGA
- a CDS encoding VanZ family protein codes for MTADANRTARKRSWAHALLRAGILVVAFVGLVAFSVVLAKVTLTPSPASAGIAHSNMTPGRSLRQYAEDYTFLAACKQAGGNILLGAPFGVLIPVLVPRRLRMLRMILLTVVVMVIVELAQGAVVEGRAFDIDDVILNTTGALLGYLFVGRRVSHHYHSFAKVRPEPAPATAPAAGETSGGRPTRSTGRAGLRERVAAATAKARAADAKKTPVPAEKSGAGKVGSERAGARKAGSEDARAGKAGAARPGGGRTLLERLRNR; via the coding sequence ATGACCGCTGACGCGAACCGCACTGCGCGGAAGAGAAGTTGGGCGCACGCACTGCTGCGCGCCGGCATTCTGGTGGTGGCCTTCGTGGGCCTCGTCGCTTTCTCCGTCGTCCTGGCGAAGGTGACGCTCACGCCGTCACCCGCCTCGGCGGGGATCGCCCATTCGAACATGACCCCGGGACGCTCGCTCCGGCAGTACGCCGAGGACTACACCTTCCTCGCCGCCTGCAAACAGGCGGGCGGAAACATCCTGCTCGGCGCCCCCTTCGGGGTGCTGATCCCGGTGCTCGTGCCGCGCCGGCTGCGGATGCTCCGCATGATCCTGCTGACCGTCGTGGTCATGGTGATCGTGGAGCTGGCCCAGGGCGCCGTCGTGGAGGGCCGGGCCTTCGACATCGACGACGTCATCCTCAACACCACCGGTGCGCTACTCGGTTACCTGTTCGTGGGGCGCCGCGTCAGCCACCACTACCACTCCTTCGCGAAGGTCCGTCCCGAGCCCGCTCCGGCGACCGCCCCGGCCGCCGGGGAGACGTCCGGCGGACGGCCGACGCGGTCCACCGGCCGCGCCGGCCTCAGGGAGAGGGTGGCCGCGGCGACCGCGAAGGCGCGGGCCGCCGATGCGAAGAAGACTCCGGTACCAGCCGAAAAGTCAGGGGCCGGGAAAGTCGGGTCCGAGCGAGCCGGGGCCAGGAAAGCCGGGTCCGAGGACGCCCGGGCCGGGAAGGCGGGAGCAGCGCGGCCCGGGGGAGGGCGCACGCTGCTGGAGAGGCTCCGCAACCGCTGA
- a CDS encoding tetratricopeptide repeat protein gives MSSPKREELLAEAVRLRTEGHREEARDKLLVLTKTFPEDAEVAYQTAWAHDVLGLEAEAVAYYERCLSGGHLGEEDRRGALVGLGSTYRVLGRYGQAVETLRQGVAEFPDDGALHTFLAMALYNTGEHHEAMGLLLRLVASTSEDPYVRRYRAAIEHYATGLDGTP, from the coding sequence ATGAGCTCACCGAAGAGGGAAGAACTGCTGGCCGAGGCCGTGCGGCTGCGTACCGAGGGCCACCGGGAAGAGGCGCGGGACAAGTTGCTCGTCCTGACCAAGACGTTTCCGGAGGATGCGGAGGTCGCCTATCAGACGGCATGGGCGCACGACGTTCTCGGCCTGGAGGCCGAGGCGGTGGCGTACTACGAGCGCTGTCTGTCGGGCGGACATCTCGGCGAGGAGGACCGGCGGGGCGCGCTCGTCGGCCTCGGCAGCACGTACCGGGTGCTCGGCAGGTACGGGCAGGCCGTCGAGACGCTGCGTCAGGGGGTGGCGGAGTTCCCCGACGACGGCGCGCTCCACACCTTCTTGGCGATGGCGCTGTACAACACCGGCGAACACCACGAGGCGATGGGCCTTCTGCTGCGGCTCGTGGCGTCGACCAGCGAGGACCCGTACGTGCGGCGGTACCGCGCCGCGATCGAGCACTACGCGACCGGCCTCGACGGCACGCCGTGA
- a CDS encoding phosphatidylinositol-specific phospholipase C domain-containing protein — MKQGWSRWATAAAAGLFCVAVSAGSAQSATGQGAGSYGTTTGVGVHNAYEKATYTYFADALDSGAAMLELDVWTNVFGSSWRVSHSNPLGNDNNCENAASAAELRSKPRNQNLAGCLSDIRAWHDAHPGHRPIVLKMELKDGFLATSGRGPAELDALLTAKLGDALYRPADLVGSHATLDEAVTAGGWPTRDALAGRFLVELIPGTVEEGNPLDSLWTDREYATRLRDLAAAGRLREASAFPAVHTAQAGDPRTRYTDASIRPWFVIFDGDASAYAGGSVDTAWYARNKYLVLMTDAQNVAPAIDGTSPTSAQALDRLALLAGKHASIISADWHSLTDVLSTVVPRATG; from the coding sequence ATGAAGCAGGGATGGAGCCGGTGGGCGACGGCCGCCGCGGCCGGGCTGTTCTGCGTGGCGGTCTCGGCCGGCAGCGCGCAGTCCGCGACCGGCCAGGGCGCCGGCTCGTACGGCACGACGACGGGCGTCGGGGTGCACAACGCGTACGAGAAGGCGACGTACACCTACTTCGCCGACGCGCTCGACTCCGGCGCGGCAATGCTCGAACTCGACGTGTGGACCAACGTGTTCGGCAGCTCCTGGCGGGTGTCCCACAGCAACCCGCTCGGCAACGACAACAACTGCGAGAACGCGGCGAGCGCCGCCGAGCTGCGCAGCAAGCCGCGCAACCAGAACCTCGCCGGCTGCCTCTCCGACATCCGCGCCTGGCACGACGCCCATCCGGGGCACCGGCCGATCGTGCTGAAGATGGAGCTCAAGGACGGGTTCCTCGCCACGAGCGGCCGCGGCCCGGCCGAACTGGACGCGCTGCTCACGGCGAAACTCGGCGACGCGCTGTACCGTCCGGCCGACCTCGTCGGCTCGCACGCCACGCTCGACGAGGCCGTCACCGCCGGGGGCTGGCCCACACGCGACGCGCTGGCGGGCCGCTTCCTGGTGGAGCTGATCCCGGGCACGGTCGAGGAGGGCAACCCGCTCGACTCCCTGTGGACGGACCGCGAGTACGCGACCCGGCTGCGCGACCTGGCCGCGGCGGGCCGGCTGCGCGAGGCCTCGGCCTTCCCGGCGGTGCACACGGCGCAGGCCGGTGACCCCCGCACCCGGTACACCGACGCCTCGATCCGGCCGTGGTTCGTGATCTTCGACGGGGACGCCTCCGCGTACGCGGGCGGGTCCGTCGACACCGCCTGGTACGCCCGCAACAAGTACCTGGTGCTGATGACGGACGCGCAGAACGTGGCGCCCGCCATCGACGGCACCAGCCCGACGTCGGCCCAGGCCCTGGACCGGCTCGCCCTCCTCGCGGGGAAGCACGCCAGCATCATCTCGGCGGACTGGCACTCGCTGACCGACGTGCTGTCCACGGTGGTCCCGCGCGCGACCGGCTGA
- a CDS encoding YoaK family protein, which yields MSSPVPLPPPPSPSPAGSRAEEAPTGRAAWALLLLSAASGAADAFVFLCAGQVFAGVMTGNLVLLGASVTGVGDEGSATSVCAALVSYVAGAGCGALMARRWGWPVVALLLVEVVLLGAAATAWGLGLVTSGADRTGLLAVVAVAMGVQGTVRVTPTNYFTGTLTSLAGRLALGRALRDDIRVFGRLAAVVAGAALAAVAARWWPPGAASVAVLVALGALALETAGRRGRSRG from the coding sequence GTGTCCTCCCCCGTTCCCCTTCCGCCCCCTCCGTCGCCCTCCCCGGCCGGCTCCCGCGCCGAGGAGGCCCCCACAGGTCGTGCCGCCTGGGCCCTGCTGCTGCTCTCGGCGGCCTCCGGGGCGGCCGACGCGTTCGTCTTCCTCTGCGCCGGACAGGTCTTCGCGGGCGTGATGACCGGCAATCTCGTGCTGCTGGGCGCTTCGGTGACGGGAGTGGGCGACGAGGGCTCCGCGACGAGCGTGTGCGCCGCGCTGGTGTCGTACGTGGCCGGGGCGGGGTGCGGAGCACTGATGGCGCGGCGGTGGGGGTGGCCGGTGGTGGCCCTGCTGCTGGTCGAGGTGGTCCTGCTGGGTGCGGCCGCGACCGCGTGGGGGCTGGGGCTGGTCACCTCGGGGGCGGACCGGACCGGGCTGCTCGCCGTCGTGGCGGTGGCCATGGGCGTCCAGGGGACGGTCCGGGTGACTCCGACCAACTACTTCACCGGCACGCTGACCTCGCTGGCGGGGCGGCTGGCGCTGGGCCGGGCGCTCCGGGACGACATCCGGGTGTTCGGCCGGCTGGCCGCGGTGGTGGCGGGCGCCGCGCTGGCGGCCGTGGCGGCTCGGTGGTGGCCGCCGGGTGCCGCGTCCGTGGCGGTGCTGGTGGCCCTGGGCGCACTGGCCCTGGAGACGGCCGGGCGACGCGGGCGGTCCCGCGGCTGA
- a CDS encoding type B 50S ribosomal protein L31, whose translation MKQHIHPATRSVVFRDRAAGVAFLTRSTADATERVEWSDGRSYPVVDVETSSASHPFYTGTRQVLDPAGRIDRFRRRYGDAAAGR comes from the coding sequence ATGAAGCAGCACATCCACCCCGCCACCCGTTCCGTCGTCTTCCGTGACCGGGCAGCCGGGGTCGCATTCCTGACCCGCTCGACCGCGGACGCGACCGAGCGCGTGGAATGGTCGGACGGCCGGAGCTATCCGGTGGTCGACGTCGAGACCTCGTCCGCGAGCCACCCGTTCTACACCGGCACCCGGCAGGTGCTGGACCCAGCCGGCCGGATCGACCGGTTCCGCCGCCGCTACGGGGACGCCGCGGCCGGACGCTGA
- the rpmG gene encoding 50S ribosomal protein L33, producing the protein MARSELRPVVTLRSTAGTGQSYVTRKNRRNDPDRLELRKFDPVAGHHVVFREAR; encoded by the coding sequence ATGGCGCGCAGTGAACTCAGGCCGGTCGTCACCCTCCGGTCCACGGCCGGGACCGGGCAGAGCTACGTCACGCGGAAGAACCGCCGCAACGACCCGGACCGGCTGGAGCTGAGGAAGTTCGACCCGGTGGCCGGCCACCACGTGGTCTTCCGCGAAGCCCGCTGA
- a CDS encoding PP2C family protein-serine/threonine phosphatase, which produces MPSPLFADRPAAQPSERNAVDAMIDRARRLRGDLDSVCRAGGAVDEDDPQARWQRALCELAAHHLDDLGTRLGQLREGPPPPVPDTAPAEEDQGPLSGRAGSAEWNLLNDGVEWSAELYEIFGRDTAAGPLSLDELPTVLIPEDQPLLTSMVTNCLVDGKPLDGEFRIRRPDGRMRTLHAMGEPVLDPEGRTVSLWAVLRDVSALNDSRQLEVRTRDSLHRRDDIARTEQRIAVELHQAVLPAPQDSLGPACGASGAMDVAARLLPSRACGPTGGDWYDAMTLPDGRTLLTVGSLTGRGIPAASSMAMVLGALRGMAVAGIEPRALLTHLNQLLQTSVQPALGSALCGLFDPSSHLLTWAQAGHPAPVLFRAGTGTPLPPAEGVLLGAAPGVAYGQESAWLLPGDVLLLRTDGLAPAADADTPEKLLGLAPRFSRSRTAAECVRTVAEEFGGDERPAEGCVLVARIAG; this is translated from the coding sequence ATGCCGTCCCCCCTCTTCGCGGACCGCCCGGCGGCACAACCGTCCGAGCGGAACGCAGTCGACGCGATGATCGACCGTGCACGCCGACTGCGCGGAGACCTGGACTCGGTGTGCCGGGCCGGAGGGGCCGTGGACGAGGACGATCCTCAGGCTCGCTGGCAGCGCGCTCTCTGCGAACTCGCCGCCCACCATCTGGACGACCTCGGCACCCGCCTCGGGCAGCTCAGAGAGGGTCCTCCCCCGCCGGTCCCGGACACGGCTCCGGCCGAGGAGGATCAGGGCCCGCTCTCCGGCCGGGCCGGCAGTGCCGAGTGGAACCTGCTCAACGACGGCGTCGAATGGTCCGCCGAGCTGTACGAGATCTTCGGGCGGGACACCGCCGCGGGTCCGCTCTCCCTCGACGAGTTGCCCACCGTGCTCATCCCCGAGGACCAGCCCCTGCTCACCTCCATGGTGACCAACTGCCTGGTCGACGGTAAGCCGTTGGACGGCGAGTTCCGCATCCGACGTCCGGACGGCAGGATGCGGACCCTCCACGCCATGGGCGAGCCGGTACTGGACCCCGAGGGCCGCACGGTCTCCCTGTGGGCGGTCCTGCGCGACGTCAGCGCACTGAACGACAGCCGGCAGCTGGAGGTCCGGACCCGCGACTCGCTGCACCGGCGGGACGACATCGCGAGGACCGAACAACGGATCGCCGTCGAACTCCACCAGGCCGTCCTGCCCGCCCCCCAGGACTCGCTGGGGCCCGCGTGCGGCGCGTCGGGCGCCATGGACGTCGCGGCCCGGCTCCTGCCGTCGCGGGCGTGCGGCCCGACCGGCGGCGACTGGTACGACGCCATGACGTTGCCGGACGGCCGTACCCTGCTCACCGTGGGCAGCCTCACCGGACGCGGCATTCCCGCGGCCTCCTCCATGGCCATGGTGCTGGGCGCACTGCGGGGCATGGCCGTGGCGGGCATCGAGCCCCGGGCACTGCTGACCCACCTGAACCAACTGCTCCAGACATCCGTACAGCCGGCCCTGGGCAGCGCCCTGTGCGGGCTCTTCGACCCCTCGTCCCACCTCCTCACCTGGGCGCAGGCGGGACACCCCGCGCCCGTGCTGTTCCGTGCCGGCACCGGGACCCCGCTGCCTCCCGCCGAAGGGGTGCTCCTGGGCGCCGCACCGGGCGTCGCCTACGGACAGGAGTCCGCGTGGCTGCTTCCCGGCGACGTGCTCCTGTTGCGCACCGACGGCCTTGCCCCGGCGGCCGACGCCGACACCCCGGAGAAGCTGCTGGGGCTGGCACCACGCTTCTCCCGGTCGCGCACGGCGGCCGAGTGCGTACGGACCGTCGCAGAGGAGTTCGGCGGGGACGAGCGTCCGGCAGAGGGATGCGTGCTGGTCGCCCGCATCGCCGGCTGA
- a CDS encoding aminoglycoside phosphotransferase family protein — MYTASSSVSAPPRPLRPRGSGGGPYLAPLSGTPVQGLGRTRRAAGPGTQPLSGRIDLSGPQGAQVRMAIASVQRICPEFNPVQVLRRSGRSVLIVGMTGRTTAVAKCLLDHSPAWTERFRHEIATYRSFVRHRPPVRVPRLIAADPENCTLVIERMPGRVAALTRHPVEPPPRTDVRQVLGAIRRVNEWRPPAGLFDAPLDYASRISRYHELGLFTDRDLGDLQKLLHGLAVAGGRQPLGQFCHGDALLSNILLSPTGPVLLDWEHAGWYLPGYDLATLWTVLGPDAVVARREISQLAQSRGADARDAFLVNLMLVLTREIRTYETAVQRTMREPGPAGATHDRPGTLSTGEEQRLLLRRLHDDCAMARRAVRAAVGTR, encoded by the coding sequence ATGTACACAGCATCGTCCTCCGTGTCCGCCCCGCCCCGGCCGCTCCGTCCGAGGGGATCAGGCGGCGGACCGTACCTCGCCCCCCTCTCCGGCACCCCGGTACAGGGGCTGGGCCGGACCCGGCGGGCGGCGGGCCCGGGCACCCAGCCGCTCAGCGGGAGAATCGACTTGTCGGGTCCCCAGGGCGCGCAGGTACGCATGGCCATCGCCTCCGTCCAGCGCATCTGCCCCGAGTTCAACCCGGTCCAGGTTCTGCGCCGCAGCGGACGCTCCGTACTCATCGTGGGCATGACCGGACGCACGACGGCGGTGGCGAAGTGTTTACTCGATCACTCGCCGGCCTGGACCGAACGCTTCCGGCACGAGATAGCGACGTACCGCTCGTTCGTCCGGCACCGCCCTCCGGTCAGGGTGCCCCGGCTGATCGCGGCGGACCCGGAGAACTGCACGCTGGTGATCGAGCGGATGCCCGGACGGGTGGCGGCGCTGACGCGCCACCCCGTGGAGCCGCCGCCCCGCACGGACGTGCGTCAGGTGCTCGGCGCCATCCGCCGGGTCAACGAGTGGCGCCCGCCGGCCGGTCTCTTCGACGCCCCGCTGGACTACGCCTCGCGGATCTCGCGCTACCACGAGCTGGGGCTCTTCACCGATCGCGACCTGGGCGACCTGCAGAAGCTTCTGCACGGTCTCGCGGTCGCGGGCGGCCGGCAGCCCCTGGGGCAGTTCTGCCACGGGGACGCTCTGCTCTCCAACATCCTGCTGTCGCCCACCGGTCCGGTGCTGCTGGACTGGGAGCACGCGGGCTGGTACCTCCCGGGGTACGACCTGGCGACGCTCTGGACCGTACTGGGCCCGGATGCCGTGGTGGCGCGGCGTGAGATCAGCCAGCTGGCCCAGTCGCGGGGCGCGGACGCGAGAGACGCGTTTCTGGTGAATCTGATGCTGGTGCTGACACGAGAGATCCGCACCTACGAGACGGCCGTCCAGCGGACCATGCGGGAGCCCGGCCCTGCCGGGGCGACGCACGACCGCCCGGGCACCCTGTCCACGGGCGAGGAGCAGCGGCTGCTGCTGCGTCGGCTGCACGACGACTGCGCCATGGCCCGCCGGGCCGTACGGGCGGCCGTCGGCACACGCTGA